The DNA region GGACCGACTGGAGGTGGGCGAAGGTCAGGTCCGAAGGCTGGGCGCGCAGGCCGTCGGCGCTGGTCCGCGCCCGCAGGTCCATCGGCCACTCGATCCGCCTGCCCGCGCGCAGGCCCTCGGCGGTGTCGGCCGCCAGCTCCGGCTCGACGCCGATGACCCTCGCGTCCGGCAGCAGCGCCTTGATCGCCGAGCCGACACCCGAGGCCAGCCCGCCACCACTGAGCGGGACGAGGACGACGCCGGCGTCCGGCAGGTCTTCGGCGATCTCCAGGCCGACGGTGCCCTGCCCGGCGATGACGTCACGGTGGTCGAACGGCGGGATCATGGTGAGCCCCCGTTCCCCGGCGACGGCGAGCGCCGAGGATTCCTGGGCGTCGATCGGGACCTCGATGACTTCGGCGCCGAGTGCCTTGGTGGCTTCGACCTTGGCGCGCGGGGCGACGTCCGGGACGAGGATCACCGCGGGAATCCCGAATCGCTTCGCCGAGTAGGCGACCGCTTGCGCGTGGTTGCCGCTGGAGAACGCGACGACGCCGCGGGCGCGCTGATCTTCGGTCAGCGCGGCGATCGCGTTGTAGGCCCCGCGTACCTTGAAAGCGCCGATCGGCTGAAGGCTTTCCGGTTTGAGCCACAACGGCGCCCACCCTTGTGCCAGTAGCGGTGTGCGCACCGCGACGCCTTTGACACGGCTCGCCGCGTCGCGGATTTCCTCGATCGATACCAGATCCATACGTCCGATTATGTCAAGGAGTTGTGAACCGTGGACAGTCCTTTTTGGACAGATGGCGTGGCGCTCCTCACGTGCGGACAACGAAGGGAGCATCCCGTGCGCCTTACTCGTTAGGACGGGTGAGGACCGACTAGCAGCAGAACGGGATCATGACCAAGGAGACCTCGGAAAAGACCGAAAAGACGGAAAAGCAGGGCCGGATCATCCAGGTGACGGCGGCGGCGATGGCCGCGATCACCGCGGCATTGCTGGGTTCCACGCTCGGCGTAGCCGGAACGGTGGCGGGTGCCGGGCTGGCGAGTGTGATCACGACGCTCGGCGGCGAGCTGTACCTGCGTTCGCTTCAGCGGACGAAGGACGCGGCGCTGAAGGCGCGAGTGGTGCTGACCGTGCCGGGACGGCGCCGGGTGCTCGACCCGGCGGAGCAGGAGACCGTCCGGTTGAAACCGTCCGAGGACGAAGAGGAATCCTCCGGCCGGAAGTTCAAACCACGCTGGGCGGTGATCGCCGGAGTCAGCGTGGTGGCGTTCGCGGTGGCGCTCGTCGCGATCACCGGCTTCGAGGGCGCGACAGGGAAGACCTTCGGCGGCGGGACCGGGACGACCATAGGGAAGATCATCGGCGGCGGCCAGGCCGAGGAGCGGCAGGAGAAGCACGACGCCCCGCCCGCGACGTCCCCATCGGAACCGAAGCACGACAAGCCGGAGACGACGCCGACGAACACTCCGACCCCCTCGACGACGCCGACAGCCCCCACGACCACACAGGCCCCTCCGACGACGCCGTCCACCACGCCTTCGACCTCCCAGGCACCCCCGACGACGCCGTCGGCTCCTCCCGCCTCGAAGACCCCCGTGCCCTGACCGCGTTTCGTCCTCTGGATGCGGTAGTTACCGCGTTCAAAGGACGAAACGCAGGGGTCAGGAGAGGGCGGAGCGAAGCGTGCGAGCGGCCGCTTCGGGGTCTTCGGCCTCGGTGATCGCCCGGACGACGACGATCCGCGACGCCCCCGCGGCCAGCACCTCGGGCAGCCGCTCGGTGTCGATCCCGCCGATCGCGAACCACGGCCGCGTCGTCCCGGACGCGGCCGTCGAGCGCACCAGGCCGAGCCCCGGCGCGGACCGGCCCGGTTTCGTCGGGGTCGGCCAGCACGGGCCGGTGCAGAAGTAGTCGACACCGGGCTCCCCGGCGGCCGCCGCGGCCTGTTCGGCCGAATGGGTGGACCGGCCGATTACCACGTCGTCCCCGAGCACCCGGCGGGCCAGCGACACCGGGATGTCGTCCTGGCCCAGGTGCAGCACGTGCGCGCCGACGCCGAGCGCGACGTCCGCCCGGTCGTTCACCGCCAGCAGCTTGTCGTGCTTCTCGCACGCCTCGGCCAGCACTTCCAGGGCGGCGATCTCGTGTTTCGCCTCGATCGGGGCGCCGCCGGTCTTGTCCCTCAGCTGGATGATGTCGACGCCGCCGGCCAGCGCCGCGTCGGCGAACTCGGCGAGATCGCCGCGGCCGCGGCGGGCGTCGGTGCAGAGGTACAGGCGGGCGTCCGCGAGCCGGGCGCGGATCAGCGAACCAGACAGGGTGGGCATGGCGGCGACGGTACTCGCGCGCTACGGTGGGGTGGTCCGCACGGGAGCCCGAGGACGGGCTGAGAGGGAGCCGAGACCGCTCCGACCGTGGAACCTGATCCGGGTCATGCCGGCGCAGGGAGCGTGATTCGTATGGCAGAACTTTCGGTTGTCGGCGGCGGGGTCATCGGCCTCTCGGTCGCTTGGCGCGCGTCCGCGCGCGGCCATCGCGTCACCGTGTACGACCCGGATCCGGGGCGTGGCGCGTCGTGGCTCGCGGGCGGCATGCTCGCGCCGGTCACCGAGGCCTGGCCCGGCGAGGAGGACGTCCTCGCGCTCGGTGAAGCGTCGCTGCGGCGCTGGCCGGATTTCGCCCGTGACCTGGCCGAAGAGGGCGTCGATCCGGGCCTTTCCCCGCACGGCACGCTCGTCGTCGCGCTGGACAGCGCCGACGCGGGCAACCTCGAAATGCTCGCCGCGTATCTCACCGAACTCGGCCGCGAGGTCGGGCAGCTGACCGGCCGCGAAGCCCGCCGCGCCGAACCCGGCCTCGCCGGATCTGTCCGAAGTGGACTTCTGGTGCCCGGGGATCTGGCCGTGGACAACAGAAAGCTGCTGCACGCGCTCAGGCACGCTTGCGACGTGCACGGCGTCCGGTTCCGCCACGAGACCGTCACGCACCTCGACGGACTTGGCGACGTCGTCCTCGCCGCGGGCGCCTGGACCGGACGCCTGCATCCGGCGCTCGACGGCGCCGTCCGCCCGCTCAAGGGCGAGATCCTGCGCCTTCGGCCGCGACGGGGTTGCCTGCCGCCGCCGAAGCGGACCGTCCGCGCGATGGTCGAGGGCCGCCCGATCTACCTCGTCCCCGCGAAGACGGTCAGCTCGTGCTCGGCGCGACCCAGTACGAGGCCGGGTTCGACGAGACCGTCACCGTCCGAGGTGTACGTGAGCTGCTCGAAGGCGCGGAGCGCGTCTTCCCGGGCCTGACCGAATACGAACTCGTCGAGACCGCCGCCGGGCTTCGCGCGGCGAGTGTCGACACGATGCCCTTCATAGGTGAGCTGGGCGAAGGCGTCTTCGCCGCGACAGGCCACCATCGCAACGGTCTCCTGATGGCCCCGGTCACCGCGGACGCCGCGGTCGCCTGGCTGGACGGACGGCCGTTGCCGGACGAGGTCGCGGCGGCCACGCCGTCGCGGCGAAGCGAGGAGCGGGTGTGATGGAGATCCAGGTCAACGGCCAGTGGCGCGAATTCCCCGACGGCACCACCGTCGAGGGTGTGCTGGAGGCGCTGGGAACGGCGACGCAGGGCGTCGCGGTCGCGGTGGACGGCGTGGTCGTCCGGCGCGGCGAATGGCCGGAATCGGTGGTGCGCAAGGGCGCCAGCGTCGACATCCTCACCGCTGTGCAAGGAGGCTGACATGAACGGTGACGACCTCGTCATCGGCGAGCACAAGCTCTCGTCGCGGCTGATCATCGGCACCGGCGGCGCGGGCAACCTCGCCGTGCTGGAACGCGCGCTGGTGGCGTCCGGAACGGAACTGACCACCGTCGCCATGCGCAAGGCCGACGCCGAAGGCGGCTCCGGCGTCCTCGAACTCCTTCGGCGGCTCGGCATCCGCCTGCTGCCCAACACCGCGGGCTGCCGGACGGCCGCCGAAGCCGTCCTCACCGCGCAGCTCGCCCGCGAAGCGCTCGAAACCGACCTCGTCAAGCTGGAGGTCCACGCCGACGACCGCACGCTGCTGCCCGACCCGTTCGAGACCCTCGAAGCGGCCGAACAGCTCGCCGCGGACGGCTTCACCGTGCTCGCGTACACCAACGACGACCCGGTGCTGGCGCTGCGGCTGGAGGAGGCGGGCTGTGCGGCGGTGATGCCGCTCGGCGCGCCCATCGGCACCGGTCTCGGCATCCGGAACCCGCACAACATCGAGCTGATCGTGTCGCGCGCGGGGGTTCCGGTGATCCTCGACGCCGGGATCGGCACGGCTTCCGACGCGACGCTGGCGATGGAGCTCGGCTGCGACGCCGTCCTGCTCTCCACCGCCGTGACCAGGGCCGCGGACCCGGAACGGATGGCGTCGGCGATGCGGGCCGCCGTCACCGCCGGGCGGCTGGCCGCCGGCGCGGGGCGGATCCCGCAGCGGTTCTGGGCGCACGCCTCGAGCCCGCCTCGATAACCCTTTTGTACGGTTCACGGCCTTAACAGCGAGTACGCCCCCGGAGCCCGTATGGTTGACGGCACTTTCCGGAGGCGCACCCGCCGCCGTGTACCCAGAGGAGCCAGTGGTGACCACGTCAACGGTCCAGGACGTTTCGGGCAGGTTGTTCCTGGCGGTGGGCAGGCTGTCCCGGTCACTGCGCCAGGCGGGGGTGCCGGGGCCCGGCCACGGCGCGATCTCGGCGCTCGCCACCCTCGTGCACTACGGCCAGCTCCGCCTGGGTGATCTCGCGGCGAAGGAAGGCGTCGCCGCGGCCACCATGTCGAGGATCGTCGCTTCGCTGGTCGAAGCGGGCTACGTCAGCCGTGAATCGGACCCGATCGACAGGCGCGCCTGGCTCGCGGAGGCGACCGAAGAGGGCGAGAGGCTGGTTTCGGGCGTCCGGTCGACGCGGGTGAACGAACTCGGCAAACGCCTCGAACGGCTGACCCCGGAGCACCAGGCGGCCCTGGCGGCGGCTCTGCCCGCGCTCGAAGCGCTCATCGCGGACGAAGAGCGCTGATCTCGGCGCGAAGGGCGCGGATCTCGTCGAGGATCTCCTTGTTCGCCTGAGCCTGGGTCGCGGCCTGCTTCGCCTCTTCCTCGCGGATGTCCTGGCGAAGCTCGTCCTCCATCCCGCTGACCACCACGGCGATGAAGAGGTTCAGCACCGCGAAGCTGGACACGAGGATGTAGACCACGAAGAACACCCAGGCCATGGGTGCTTCCTTCATGATCTCCTTCGCGATGTCCGGCCAGGCCTCGCCCGTCATCACCTGGAACAGCGTGAACAGCGAAGTGCCGAGGTCGCCGAAGTTCTCCGGCGAGATCGCGCCGAACAGTTTCGTCGCCATCACGCCCGCGACGAAGATGATCAGGGCGAGGAGCGCGGCGATCGAAGCCATGCCGGGAATGGACGCGAGCAGGCCGGTGACGACCTTCCGCATCGACGGCACGACCGAGATCAGCCGCAGCACGCGCAGGACCCGCAACGCCCGCAGCACCGCGAACGGACCGGTCGTGGGGATCACCGCGATGCCGACGACGATCAGGTCGAAGATGTTCCACGGATCGCGGAAGAACTTCGCGCGGTAGGCGTAGAGCTTCGAGGCCATTTCCAGGACGAAGATCCCGAGCGCGACGTAGTCGACCGTGTGCAGCAGCGGCCCGTACTCGGCGACCATTCTGGTCGAGGTCTCCAGGCCGAGGGTGACGGCGTTGACGACGATCACCGCGATGATGAAGTGCTGGAAGCGGCGGTCTTCGACGACCCTGGCCACCGTTTCGCGTCCGGTCACGGCGCAGATCGTAACCGGGCGAGTGCTCAGTGCTCCGGCGCAAGCCGCCAAAACGCCGAAACCGGACCGACCTTCGCGCCCATCGGATAGGCGTTTTCGACCGCGTGTGAGACGAACCACTTGCCGTAGCGGGCGGCCTCCACGACGGACATCCCCTTCGCGAGACCGGCCGTCAGTGCCGACGCCATCGTGTCCCCGGCGCCGTGCGTGTGCTGCGTCGCGTACCGCTCGCCCGGCAGTTCGACGAAGGTGGAGCCGTCGAAGAGCACGTCGACGCATTCCGGGTCGGAGACGAGGTGGCCGCTCTTCACGAGCACGTACTTCGGCCCGAGCCGGTGCAGCACGACGGCCGCCTGGTGCATCTGCTCGCGGGTGGTCACCGTCATCCCGGTGAGCAGGCGGACCTCGTCGAGGTTCGGGGTGAGGACGGTCGCGCGCGGCAAGAGCTCGTCGCGCAGCGCCACCAGCCCGGCCTCGTCGAACAGCGGATGCCCGTGCATCGACGCCGCGACCGGGTCGACCACGAACGGCACCTTGCTGTCGCGGCCGATCTCGGCCTTGTCGCAGGCCGCGGCGACGGCGTGGATGATCTCGGCCGAGGCGAGCATGCCGGTCTTGGCCGCGTTGACGCCCATGTCGGCGGCGACCGCCTCGATCTGCCCGGCGACGATCCGCGCCGGGATGTCGGTGCGGTCGTGCACGCCGAGGGTGTTCTGGACGGTCACGGCGGTGACCGCGACCAGACCGTGCACCCCGCAGGTGAGGAACGTGCGCAGGTCCGCCTGAAGGCCGGCGGCGCCGCCGGAGTCGGACCCCGCGATGGTCAGCGCCGACGGCGGGCTCGGGTTCTCGCTCATGGGTTCATTTTCCCGGCTGGTCCTTTTGGCGCGACAGGGGTTCGGCCGCAGGCCACCACGGTGGCCCAGCGCGTGAGCCATCGCACTCCGCGCGGTATCCCTCCAGCCACGCGAAACCCCGGCAGGGGCGAAGGGGCCCATCGCCGCATCGGACGCGGCGAAGGACGCTTTCAGCCCAGCCGGTTAGACCGTCAGGACGAGCTTCCCGGTGACACGGCCGCCTTCACCGGTTTCGTGCGCCTTCGCGACGTCTTCCAACGGGAAGGTCTGGTCGACATGGACGCGCAATTCGCCTTTCTCGACCAGCTCGGTCAGCGCCAGGAGACCGATCTCGTCGGGTTCGGCGAGCATCCCCGACGTCCGCACGCCGAGCTTCTCCGCCTTCGCCACGACTGCCTCGCTCGGCCCTCCGGGGACCGCGATCAGCAGGCCGCCCGGTTTCACGGCGTCCAGCCAGCGCAGGTCGCTCTCCGCTCCGACCAGCCCGAACACGACGTCCACATCGGACGCCGTCGCGGTGTCGTCGCGGTAGTCGATCGGCTCGTCGACGCCGAGCTCGCGGAGGAATCCGTGCTTCCCGGCGCTCGCCGTGCCCAGGACGTACGCCCCGCGCGCCTTCGCCACCTGCGCGGCCAGATGCCCCACACCGCCCGCGGCCGCGTCGATCAGCACACGCTGGCCTGGGCGGACGTCGGCGATGTCCACGAGGCCCTGCCAGGCGGTGAGCCCGGCGAGCGGCAACCCGGCGGCCTGCTCGTGGGTGAGGCTCGCGGGTTTGCGCACGAACTGGCGGGCCGGTGCCGTCACGTATTCGCCGTAGCCGCCGGCCTGCCGCGGGAACCACGGGAAGCCGAGGACCTCGTCGCCGACGGCGAAGCGCGTGGTGCCCACGCCGAGCTCCTCCACCACCCCGGAAACGTCCCAGCCGAGGACGAACGGCGGCTCGCCCATGAAGACGCCGTAGGCCCGGGTCTTCCAGTCGACCGGGTTGATCCCGGCCGCGCGCACGCGCACGAGCACCTCCGTCGGGCCGGGGGCAGGCCGATCGGTTTCGGTCACCTCCAGCACTTCCGGGCCACCAAGCCGCTGCTGGGTCACGACGCGCATCGAAAGCTCCTTCGTTGTCGGTGCTTTCCATGCTCGGGCGCTTGGTCTCTTTTCGCTAGAAGGCACTTAAAGGTAAACTAGGTACCTGATGGAAACCACCTGTGAAGTGCCGGAATCCCCGTGGGACATCTACCTGCGGAACTGTCCGTGCCGAGACGTCCTCGATCTGCTCGCCAACAAGTGGACCGCGCTCGTGCTCGGCGCGCTGTCGCGGCGGCCGCACCGGTTCGGTGAGCTGCGCCGCGCCGTCGGCGGGATCAGCCAGAAGATGCTGACGCAGAACCTGCGCGCCTTCGAACGCGACGGCCTCGTCACGCGCACGGTCTTCCCGACCACGCCGCCGACCGTCGAGTACGCGCTGACCGAACGCGGGGCGAGCGCGGGCACGCTGCTCATGGCGGTCAGCGAATGGTCGGTCGCCAACTTCGACGGGATCCTCGAATCGCGGAAGGAATACGACGCGCGGGTGATGGAGCCCGTCGGCTGAAGTCCTTCGCGGCGGCACGCGGACTTCATCGGGAAGACAGTTCGGCGCACTAACTTGACGAACAATTGGTTCGAACAAGTTATCTGGAGGCTTTCGTGCGCAGAACGCTTTCCCTCCTGTCGGTCTTGGTGGCCGTCGCCGGGCTGACGTCCGGTGTCGCCGCCGCCGCGGCCAAGACGCCGAAGGTGCTGGTCATCGGCCTGGACGGCGCCCGCTTCGACAAGCTGATGGCCGCCGACGCCCCGAACGTCCACGCGCTCGTGGAGCGCGGCTACGCGTCGCGCAGTTCGCTGTACGGCAGCGGGATGGCGCCGACGGTCAGCGGCCCCGGCTGGTCCACGATCCTCACCGGCGTCTGGCCGGACAAGCACAAGGTGAAGGACAACTCCTTCACCGGCAACGACCTCGCCTCGCATCCGAGCTGGCTCGCCCGCGCCGAAACCGCGAACCCGGCGCTGGACACCTACGCGGCCGTCGACTGGACGCCGATCAGCGACCGGATCCTGCGCACCGGCCAGGACCGCAAGTTCGTCCGGAACGGCGACAGCGACGGCTACGAGAAGACCGACGAGCAGATCGCCGTCGACGCGGAGAAGCACCTCAAGCAGGGCAAGGCCGACGCGTCATTCGTCTACTTCGGACAGACGGATATCGCGGGGCACGACCACGGCGCGGATTCCCCGGAGTACGAAGCCAGCTTGCGCACCGACGACGCGCTGATCGGCCGCCTGCTCGCCGCCGTCGACGCCCGCGCGGACCGCGCGAACGAAGACTGGCTGATCATGATCTCCTCCGACCACGGCCACACGCCCTCGGGCGGTCACGGCGGCGACACGCCCGAGGAGCGGATGACGTTCGTGATCGCCGCCGGTGGCGCGGTCCCGGCCGGAACCCCCGCGGTGGCACCGAAGATCGTCGATATCGCGCCGACGGTGCTGCGGCATCTGGGCATCGCCGCCCCGGCGGTCTACGACGGCTACGCGCTCGGCGCCGCTCCCTCGGACGTCTTCGACACGGCCGCCTTGAAGCCCCGGCAGGACGAAACCAGTGTCCCGGCGGGAGTCCTCGGCTGGACGCACGACGCGCCCGGCGGCTGGAGCGTGCGCAACGCCTCCGGTATGCCCGCCGGCGTGACGGAGTGGCAAGGCTGGTCCTTCACCACCGACGACTTCTGGACCCGCACCGCCCCCGGCCAGCAGCGCGAGGCGAACGCCCGCGCACGTGGCGTGTTCGCGGTCGCGGATCCGGACGAGTGGGACGACAAGGGCTCGCCCTCCTCGCGCGGCACCTTCGACTCTTCCCTGGTGTCGCCTTCGCTCGACGTCACCGGGAAGTCCACTGTGGACGTCTCGTTCGTCTCGCACTACCGGCAGGACGGGACGCAGCGGGGCGCGCTGACGGCGTCGTTCGACGGTGGCCCCGAGCAGAACGTGCTGGCCTACGGACCGGAGTCCGGGACGGTGAACAAGGGCGGCGACGTCCTTTCGGTGCCGACGTCGGCCTCGGTGAAGGTGCCGGCGGGGGCTCGTTCGGTGAAGCTGACCTGGCGGCTCTACGCGGCGGGGAACAACTGGTATTGGGCGGTGGACGCTCCTCGCCTCAGCGCCCGCTAGGGCCTCGTGAGTGGCAAGGACGGTTCTAACCGTCCTTGCCACTCACGAGCCCGATCGCTTACCGCAACTTCCAGAACGGCGACACCGGCCCCACGCCCGCCCCAGCGGATACGACTCCGCCACGCACCGCTCGATGAACCGTTTCCCCTCGGCGACGGCGGTGGGGACGTCGGCCCCCTTCGCCAGCGAGGACGTGATCGCCGAAGCCATCGTGTCCCCGCCGCCGTGGGTGTTCCGGGTGTCGAACCGCGGGCCGCTCAGCTCGACCCAGGATTCACCGTCGGACAACAGATCCACGCAATCCTGAGCAGCGTCGAGGTGTCCGCCCTTCACCAGCACCCACTCGGAACCGAACTCCAGCAACGCTTCCGCCGCCTCCCGCTGGGTCGCGGGCCCGGTGACTTCGACGCCGGTCAGCAGCCGTACCTCATCCAGGTTCGGCGTGATCAGCGTGGCGCGCGGGAAAAGCTCCGTGCGGATCGCCTCCAGCGCCTCTTCGCGCAGCAGCGCGTGCCCGGTCATCGAAGCGGCGACCGGGTCCACGACGAACGGCGTGCCCGTCGAGCGTCCGATGTGGACCTCGTCGAGGGTTTTCGCGACGGCGTTGATGATCTCGGCCGTCGCCAGCATCCCGGTCTTCGCCGCGTCGACGCCCATGTCCGTGGCGACGGCCTTGATCTGGCCGGTGACGACGTCGACCGGGATCTCGCTGAACCCCTGCACGCCCAGCGAGTTCTGCACGGTGACCGCGGTGAGCGCGACCATCCCGTGCACCCCGTTGGCGAAGAAGGTGCGCAGGTCGGCCTGGATGCCCGCACCGCCACCGGAATCCGATCCGGCGATGGTGAGGGCGGTCCGGGGAGTCTCCGTCACTGATTGACCACCGGCAGGTAGACCTTGTTGCCCTGCTCGGCGAACTCGTTCGACTTCTCCTCCATGCCGGCCTCGATGGCCTCCACAGTGGACAGTCCGTGTTCCTCGGCGTACTTGCGGACGTCCTGCGTGATGCGCATCGAGCAGAACTTCGGCCCGCACATCGAGCAGAAGTGCGCCGTCTTCGCCGGCTCCGCGGGCAGCGTCTCGTCGTGGTACGAGCGCGCGGTGTCCGGGTCCAGCGACAGGTTGAACTGGTCGTTCCAGCGGAATTCGAAGCGGGCCTTGGAAAGCTCGTCGTCCCACTCCTGCGCGTACTGGTGCCCCTTGGCGAGGTCGGCGGCGTGCGCGGCGATCTTGTAGGTGATGACGCCGGTCTTCACGTCGTCGCGGTTCGGCAGGCCGAGGTGCTCCTTCGGCGTGACGTAACAGAGCATCGCCGTGCCGTACCAGCCGATCTGCGCCGCGCCGATGGCCGAGGTGATGTGGTCGTACGCCGGCGCGATGTCGGTCGCGAGCGGGCCGAGGGTGTAGAACGGCGCCTCGCCGGTCAGCTTCTCCTCGAGTTCGACGTTCTCCTTGATCTTGTGCATCGGCACGTGGCCGGGCCCTCGATCATCACCTGGACGTCGTGTTCGCGGGCGATGTGCGTGAGCTCGCCCAGCGTCTCCAGCTCGGCGAACTGCGCGCGGTCGTTCGCGTCGGCGATCGAGCCCGGCCGCAGGCCGTCACCGAGGGAGAAGGTGACATCGTACTCGCGCAGGATCTCGCAGAGTTCGGCGAAATTGGTGTACAGGAACGATTCCTTGTGGTGCGCGAGGCACCACGCGGCCATGATCGAGCCGCCGCGCGAGACGATGCCGGTGACCCGGCGCGCGGTCAGCGGGATGTAGCGCAGCAGCACGCCCGCGTGCACGGTGACGTAGTCGACGCCCTGCTCGCACTGTTCGATGATCGTGTCGCGGTAGACCTCCCACGACAGCTTTTCCGGCTCCCCGTTGACCTTTTCCAGTGCCTGGTAGATCGGCACGGTGCCGACCGGGACCGGCGAGTTGCGGATGATCCACTCGCGCGTCTCGTGGATCCGCTTGCCGGTGGAGAGATCCATGATCGTGTCGGCGCCCCAGCGGGTGGCCCACACCATCTTGTCGACCTCTTCCTCCACAGAGGACCAGACGGCCGAGTTGCCCATGTTGGCGTTGATCTTCACCAGGAAGTTCTTGCCGATGATCATCGGCTCGGTCTCCGGGTGCTTGCGGTTGGCGGGGATCACCGCGCGGCCGCGCGCGACCTCGTCCCGCACGAATTCCGGCGAGCAGCGCTCGCGTGCCGCGATGTACTCCATCTCGCGGGTGATGACGCCCTGTTTCGCCCAGCCGAGCTGGGTGTTGTGCTCACGACCGTCGGCCCAGCCTGCGCGCAGCCGATGGAGTCCACTGTGGACATCGATCTGCGCGTCGTCGTCGGTGTACGGGCCGGAGGTGTCGTAAACGTCGAAATGCTCGCCGTTCGAAAGATCGATCCGCCGCGCGGGGACCCGGAGACCGGATTCCGTCTGGTGATAGACCTTGCGGGAACCGGTGATCGGACCGGTGGTGACGGTCGGCTGGATGGCAGCCTTGTTCTCAAGCGTCGTCAACGACGTTCACTCCCTACGCCGGCATTACCCGGTCAGGTTCATGCGGTCGGCGGCGCCGGGTCCCTGGAAAGACACCAGCCGCCCTCTCAGCCCGCCATGGCGCGAGCTCCCGCGGTTGTTTGGTTGTGCCCCGACCATGCCACGCCGGGCCTCGGACAATCAACCCTCCAAGGCGACGGTCACTCCGAAGCCGACCAAGACGCCGCCGGACGTGCGCTCCAGCCACAGCTTGACGCGATCGCGGCGCAGCCACTCACCCAGGCGTGTGACCAGCAAGGCGAGCGACGAATACCAGACGATGTCGACGGCGATCCACACCGCGACGCACAGCAGCAGCGGCCACGGCCCGCCGTCGGCGGGCACGAACTGGGGGAGGAACGAGATCGCGAACACGCCCGCCTTCGGGTTGCTCACGTTGATCAGGAAACCGGCTCGGAAGCCGCGCCCGGCGGGTTCGGCGACCTCGCCGTCGCGCTTGCGGAAGAAGAGCGCTTTGACGCCGAGGTAGATCAGGAAGACCGCGCCCGCGATGCGCAGGATGTCGTAGGCGACCTGCGAGGCGATGAGGAGCGCGGTGAGACCGAACACCGCGGCGAGTCCCCAGAACGCGACGCCCGCCTCGATACCCGCGACGGTGGCGAACGCGTTCCGGCGCGAGCCCTTCGCCGACTGCTTGATCAGCATCACCGTCGCCGGGCCGGGGACCATCGCCATGAGGAACGCGGCGGGGATGAACGCCAGCAGGTTCGGCATTCCCCGATCGTCGGGGACGAGGGCCGCCACGGGCAACGCGATTTCCGGGCCGACATGTCGACAGCGTTAGCGGTTCACCGGTTTGGAGCATGTGCGCGCCGGGGATTCACGACAGAATCCCGGAGGTTCTGCACCGTTACAGAAGTCTGGGGTGGATATGCGGAAACTCGTGTTCCCGGCACTGGCAGGCGTGCTGATCGCGGGGCTGGTCCCCGCGATCGCCGAGGCCCAGGGCGGTGAGGCGCCAGGAGCGCCCGGCGCCCATCCGAGCTGGCTCCCGGCGGACAAGACCGGCTTCGGCACCGCCCGCGAACGGGCGAGCAACGTCTGGTTCACCCTTCAAGGTGGCCGGATGTCCGAGGTCTACTACCCGGATCTCTCCACGCCGAGCGTGCGAGCGCTGGATCTCGTGGTCACCGACGGGACGAGCTTCGCCACCGTCGATTCCTCGGCCAAGGCGCACCAGGTGCGCCGCACCGGCGGCCTCACCTACGAACAGACCATCACCGACGACCGGCGGCGATGGAAGCTCCGCAAGACCTATGTCACCGACCCGGCGCGCACGAGCGTGCTGATCGACGTCGACTTCGTTTCGCTGACCGGCCGCCCGTATCAGGTGTACGCGGTCGCGGATCCCGAT from Amycolatopsis sp. EV170708-02-1 includes:
- a CDS encoding helix-turn-helix domain-containing protein, yielding METTCEVPESPWDIYLRNCPCRDVLDLLANKWTALVLGALSRRPHRFGELRRAVGGISQKMLTQNLRAFERDGLVTRTVFPTTPPTVEYALTERGASAGTLLMAVSEWSVANFDGILESRKEYDARVMEPVG
- a CDS encoding alkaline phosphatase family protein yields the protein MRRTLSLLSVLVAVAGLTSGVAAAAAKTPKVLVIGLDGARFDKLMAADAPNVHALVERGYASRSSLYGSGMAPTVSGPGWSTILTGVWPDKHKVKDNSFTGNDLASHPSWLARAETANPALDTYAAVDWTPISDRILRTGQDRKFVRNGDSDGYEKTDEQIAVDAEKHLKQGKADASFVYFGQTDIAGHDHGADSPEYEASLRTDDALIGRLLAAVDARADRANEDWLIMISSDHGHTPSGGHGGDTPEERMTFVIAAGGAVPAGTPAVAPKIVDIAPTVLRHLGIAAPAVYDGYALGAAPSDVFDTAALKPRQDETSVPAGVLGWTHDAPGGWSVRNASGMPAGVTEWQGWSFTTDDFWTRTAPGQQREANARARGVFAVADPDEWDDKGSPSSRGTFDSSLVSPSLDVTGKSTVDVSFVSHYRQDGTQRGALTASFDGGPEQNVLAYGPESGTVNKGGDVLSVPTSASVKVPAGARSVKLTWRLYAAGNNWYWAVDAPRLSAR
- a CDS encoding LysE family translocator produces the protein MPNLLAFIPAAFLMAMVPGPATVMLIKQSAKGSRRNAFATVAGIEAGVAFWGLAAVFGLTALLIASQVAYDILRIAGAVFLIYLGVKALFFRKRDGEVAEPAGRGFRAGFLINVSNPKAGVFAISFLPQFVPADGGPWPLLLCVAVWIAVDIVWYSSLALLVTRLGEWLRRDRVKLWLERTSGGVLVGFGVTVALEG